In one Aeromicrobium erythreum genomic region, the following are encoded:
- a CDS encoding PspA/IM30 family protein, translating to MGIGRRIRDIWRSRSHRELDGEELRSSLDDTYRAQLAHLQKVRRGVADVTTSRKRVEVRLRQLEQQAATFDAQAREAVERGDDATARTALGRKVGLEDSLADLRERHAALQQEEATITDAATRLEDSIEDFRLRKDTLTARASAAEARSQLTSADTGIASSLSSVNQQMEAAERHTRELEARADAIDELVADGIVARPGESSDDLEARRFDRELGLDVPQGTEVEGEGRGPQQVQG from the coding sequence ATGGGGATCGGACGCAGGATTCGCGACATCTGGAGGTCGCGCTCGCACCGTGAGCTCGACGGCGAGGAGCTACGCAGCTCCCTCGACGACACCTACCGCGCCCAGCTCGCACACCTGCAGAAGGTGCGCCGCGGCGTCGCCGACGTCACGACCAGCCGCAAGCGCGTCGAGGTGCGGCTGCGCCAGCTCGAGCAGCAGGCCGCGACGTTCGACGCGCAGGCCCGCGAGGCCGTCGAGCGCGGCGACGACGCCACCGCCCGCACCGCGCTCGGCCGCAAGGTCGGGCTCGAGGACTCGCTCGCCGACCTGCGGGAGCGGCACGCCGCGCTGCAGCAGGAGGAGGCGACCATCACCGACGCCGCCACCCGGCTCGAGGACAGCATCGAGGACTTCCGGCTCCGCAAGGACACGCTGACTGCTCGTGCGTCGGCCGCCGAGGCCCGCTCGCAGCTGACCAGCGCCGACACCGGCATCGCGTCGTCGCTCAGCAGCGTCAACCAGCAGATGGAGGCCGCCGAGCGGCACACCCGCGAGCTGGAGGCCCGTGCCGACGCGATCGACGAGCTCGTCGCCGACGGCATCGTCGCGCGGCCGGGGGAGAGCAGCGACGACCTCGAGGCGCGGCGCTTCGACCGCGAGCTGGGTCTCGACGTCCCGCAGGGCACCGAGGTGGAGGGAGAGGGCCGTGGCCCGCAGCAGGTTCAGGGCTGA
- a CDS encoding DUF3043 domain-containing protein, which produces MTQENAAPDDRTQAAKKGRATPSRKEAEAARKKAMKTPMTRKEQMQRDRQARSDLRRRQQEALRAGKGDALPPRDRGPVRAFVRDYVDRRRNVAEYLLPILLAVLVLSFVQAPLAQLVVVYAWGVMILLTILDEVLLVSGLRKQLKLRFPGESTRGATGYAVLRSTQLRRFRLPKPAIARGEEPRERV; this is translated from the coding sequence GTGACGCAGGAGAACGCCGCCCCCGACGACCGCACCCAGGCCGCCAAGAAGGGCCGTGCGACGCCGAGCCGCAAGGAGGCCGAGGCGGCGCGGAAGAAGGCGATGAAGACGCCGATGACGCGCAAGGAGCAGATGCAGCGCGACCGTCAGGCGCGCTCGGACCTGCGTCGTCGTCAGCAGGAGGCCCTGCGGGCCGGCAAGGGCGACGCCCTCCCCCCGCGCGACCGCGGCCCGGTGCGCGCGTTCGTGCGTGACTACGTCGACCGTCGTCGCAACGTCGCCGAGTACCTGCTGCCGATCCTGCTCGCGGTGCTCGTCCTCAGCTTCGTCCAGGCGCCGCTCGCGCAGCTCGTCGTCGTCTACGCCTGGGGCGTGATGATCCTGCTGACCATCCTCGACGAGGTCCTGCTGGTCAGCGGCCTGCGCAAGCAGCTGAAGCTGCGCTTCCCGGGCGAGTCGACCCGCGGCGCGACCGGGTACGCCGTCCTGCGCAGCACGCAGCTGCGCCGCTTCCGCCTGCCGAAGCCGGCGATCGCGCGCGGCGAGGAGCCGCGCGAGCGCGTCTGA
- the gcvT gene encoding glycine cleavage system aminomethyltransferase GcvT, which yields MDLLRSPLHDHHVALGAKMAEFGGWSMPLEYPSESGGGVLAEHAAVREAAGLFDVSHLGKASVRGAGAVDHVNAHLTNDLRRIRPGQAQYTLCCDEDGGTVDDLIAYVRSDFDVFLVPNAANTAAVVERLRADAPAGIEVVDRHRELAVLAVQGPAADAVLAGVGVPTDHAYMSFVEAPVGGAEAIVCRTGYTGEKGYELVVRADDAPAVWEALLAAGEPHGLRPCGLGARDTLRTEMGYPLHGHELSAEISPVMARAGWAVGWDKPTFTGKDALVRQREEKSVPLVRGIVSSGRGIPRPGMVVRAVGPDGAPGDVVGEVTSGTFSPTLRQGIGLALLDRAVGDGDDVLVEVRRRAEPFTVTKPPFVAPST from the coding sequence ATGGACCTGCTCCGTTCGCCGCTGCACGACCACCACGTGGCCCTCGGCGCCAAGATGGCCGAGTTCGGGGGCTGGTCGATGCCTTTGGAGTACCCGTCGGAGTCCGGTGGCGGCGTCCTCGCCGAGCACGCTGCCGTGCGCGAGGCGGCGGGCCTGTTCGACGTGAGCCACCTGGGCAAGGCCAGCGTCCGCGGCGCGGGCGCCGTCGACCACGTGAACGCGCACCTGACGAACGACCTGCGTCGCATCCGTCCCGGCCAGGCCCAGTACACGCTCTGCTGCGACGAGGACGGCGGCACCGTCGACGACCTCATCGCCTACGTGCGCAGCGACTTCGACGTCTTCCTCGTGCCCAACGCCGCCAACACGGCCGCCGTCGTGGAGCGGCTGCGCGCCGATGCTCCGGCCGGCATCGAGGTGGTCGACCGTCACCGCGAGCTGGCCGTCCTCGCCGTGCAGGGGCCCGCGGCCGACGCGGTGCTCGCCGGTGTCGGCGTGCCCACCGACCACGCCTACATGTCGTTCGTCGAGGCGCCCGTCGGCGGCGCCGAGGCGATCGTGTGCCGCACCGGCTACACGGGGGAGAAGGGCTACGAGCTCGTCGTCCGGGCCGACGACGCCCCCGCTGTCTGGGAGGCGCTGCTGGCCGCAGGCGAGCCGCACGGGCTGCGGCCCTGCGGTCTCGGCGCGCGCGACACGCTGCGCACCGAGATGGGCTACCCGCTGCACGGCCACGAGCTGTCGGCCGAGATCTCCCCGGTCATGGCACGCGCCGGCTGGGCGGTCGGCTGGGACAAGCCGACGTTCACCGGCAAGGACGCGCTCGTGCGTCAGCGTGAGGAGAAGAGCGTCCCGCTGGTGCGCGGCATCGTCTCCTCCGGCCGCGGGATCCCGCGACCGGGCATGGTGGTGCGGGCCGTCGGACCCGACGGCGCACCCGGTGACGTCGTCGGCGAGGTGACGTCCGGGACCTTCTCGCCCACGTTGCGCCAGGGGATCGGGCTGGCGCTGCTCGACCGCGCGGTCGGCGACGGCGACGACGTGCTCGTGGAGGTGCGACGTCGCGCTGAGCCGTTCACGGTGACCAAGCCCCCGTTCGTCGCCCCCTCGACCTGA
- a CDS encoding leucyl aminopeptidase — protein MPDVSVSTAKPSTVKTDVLVLGVRTDDDAADLAPTLALLGFTGEKGQVVVAPGGEATKAGTVVAVGLSEEPDAEELRRAAASGVRAAIRLKASTTALALQPAGADDVVAVAEGALLGAYRYEAYKTKASDDDARLGAVTVLSAFGRQSTVVDAVEHAAVVARATALARDWVNTPPGDLRPPAFADQIAEVAGRQPVKVSVWDERRLEKEGCGGILGVGAGSEAPPRLVRLSYEPRKAVTHLALVGKGITFDSGGLSIKSGSGMQTMKIDMAGAAAVVAATLAIAELGLPVKVTAFACLAENMPSGSATRPGDVLIMRSGSTVEVHNTDAEGRLVLADGLSLAVEAGADRIVDVATLTGACVVALGERTTGVLGNDDALSDAILDAARTTGESMWPLPIVEEMKSAVTSSKIADIRQHNPKPYGGTLFAAAFLREFVGDTPWAHLDIAGPSFNDGGEHGYTPSGGTGVSVRTLVRLASDLASGD, from the coding sequence TTGCCTGACGTCTCCGTCAGCACCGCCAAGCCCTCGACGGTCAAGACCGACGTCCTCGTGCTCGGCGTGCGGACCGACGACGACGCGGCCGACCTCGCCCCGACGCTGGCCCTGCTCGGCTTCACCGGCGAGAAGGGGCAGGTCGTCGTGGCGCCCGGCGGGGAGGCCACGAAGGCGGGCACCGTCGTCGCCGTCGGCCTGAGCGAGGAGCCCGACGCCGAGGAGCTGCGCCGCGCCGCCGCCTCGGGCGTGCGCGCCGCGATCAGGCTGAAGGCCTCGACCACCGCCCTGGCGCTGCAGCCGGCCGGTGCGGACGACGTCGTCGCGGTCGCGGAGGGCGCGCTGCTCGGCGCCTACCGCTACGAGGCCTACAAGACGAAGGCGTCCGACGACGACGCGCGCCTGGGTGCGGTCACGGTGCTGTCGGCCTTCGGGCGCCAGAGCACGGTCGTCGACGCCGTCGAGCACGCCGCGGTCGTCGCACGCGCCACCGCCCTCGCCCGCGACTGGGTCAACACCCCGCCCGGGGACCTGCGACCGCCGGCGTTCGCCGACCAGATCGCCGAGGTCGCCGGACGCCAGCCGGTCAAGGTCTCGGTGTGGGACGAGAGGCGGCTCGAGAAGGAGGGGTGCGGCGGCATCCTCGGCGTCGGTGCCGGCTCGGAGGCTCCCCCGCGTCTGGTGCGGCTCTCCTACGAGCCCCGCAAGGCCGTCACGCACCTCGCCCTCGTCGGCAAGGGCATCACGTTCGACTCCGGCGGCCTCTCGATCAAGAGCGGCTCCGGCATGCAGACCATGAAGATCGACATGGCGGGTGCCGCAGCCGTGGTCGCCGCCACGCTCGCCATCGCCGAGCTCGGCCTGCCGGTCAAGGTCACCGCCTTCGCCTGCCTCGCCGAGAACATGCCCAGCGGCTCGGCCACGCGTCCGGGTGACGTCCTCATCATGCGCTCGGGCTCCACGGTCGAGGTGCACAACACCGACGCCGAGGGCCGCCTCGTCCTCGCCGACGGTCTCTCCCTGGCGGTCGAGGCCGGCGCCGACCGGATCGTCGACGTCGCGACCCTCACGGGCGCCTGCGTCGTCGCGCTCGGCGAGCGCACCACGGGCGTGCTCGGCAACGACGACGCCCTCAGCGACGCGATCCTCGACGCCGCGCGCACCACGGGCGAGTCCATGTGGCCGCTGCCGATCGTCGAGGAGATGAAGTCGGCGGTGACGTCGTCGAAGATCGCCGACATCCGCCAGCACAACCCCAAGCCCTACGGTGGCACCCTGTTCGCGGCCGCGTTCCTGCGCGAGTTCGTCGGTGACACCCCCTGGGCGCACCTCGACATCGCCGGTCCGTCGTTCAACGACGGCGGCGAGCACGGCTACACGCCGTCCGGCGGCACCGGCGTCTCGGTCCGCACGCTCGTGCGTCTCGCGTCGGACCTCGCGTCCGGTGACTGA
- a CDS encoding serine hydrolase domain-containing protein has translation MTEPDLLEATRRRLDARVAAEQRDRRLPSVTAALVRGGRTVWSGAAGHVDGIDASPEATPRTAYRIGSITKTFVAVQVLRLRDEGHLALNDRIGRHLPELDLDVTVAQLLSHTAGLQAETDASWWERSPGLTWTDLLATAAPRLVHVPGTRFHYSNTGFAVLGELVARLRGTSWHESVVADLLEPLGMTATTLRPGPDAAPGLAVHPFADVAHVEPEHDAEALAPAGQLWSSAEDLARWAAFAAGRTDDLLPSGTLEEMLRPVAVSDVPRQPWTGAHALGWQVWNVGGRRFVGHGGSMPGFLAGLRVDAATGDGVVVLANATSGLGPLATDLLDLLRELEPLAGPAWTRRPGHADRLDLVGDWFWGTARYSARLEDEHLVLGEPGAGRGARFRADADGTWIGLEGYHEGERLAVRRDADGRPVQLTLASFVFTRTPYDPSPDVEVPGGLDEAGWS, from the coding sequence GTGACTGAGCCGGACCTGCTCGAGGCGACCCGCCGCCGGCTCGACGCCCGCGTCGCCGCGGAGCAGCGGGACCGACGGCTCCCGTCGGTCACCGCCGCTCTCGTGCGCGGGGGTCGGACGGTGTGGTCGGGCGCGGCCGGCCACGTCGACGGCATCGATGCGTCGCCTGAGGCCACGCCCCGGACCGCGTACCGGATCGGCTCGATCACGAAGACCTTCGTCGCCGTGCAGGTGCTGCGGCTGCGCGACGAGGGCCACCTGGCCCTCAACGACCGGATCGGTCGGCACCTGCCGGAGCTCGACCTCGACGTCACCGTCGCGCAGCTGCTGAGCCACACCGCCGGCCTGCAGGCCGAGACCGACGCCTCGTGGTGGGAGCGCTCGCCAGGGCTGACGTGGACGGACCTGCTAGCGACGGCCGCACCGCGGCTCGTCCACGTCCCCGGCACGCGGTTCCACTACTCCAACACCGGCTTCGCCGTGCTGGGCGAGCTGGTCGCCCGCCTGCGGGGCACGTCGTGGCACGAGAGCGTCGTCGCCGACCTCCTCGAGCCGCTCGGCATGACCGCGACGACGCTGCGACCCGGCCCCGACGCGGCACCGGGCCTGGCCGTGCACCCCTTCGCCGACGTCGCCCACGTGGAGCCCGAGCACGACGCCGAGGCGCTCGCTCCCGCCGGGCAGCTCTGGTCGAGCGCCGAGGACCTCGCGCGCTGGGCCGCGTTCGCCGCCGGCCGTACCGACGACCTGCTCCCGTCGGGCACGCTCGAGGAGATGCTGCGACCCGTCGCCGTGAGCGACGTCCCGCGGCAGCCCTGGACCGGGGCCCACGCGCTCGGCTGGCAGGTCTGGAACGTCGGCGGTCGCCGCTTCGTGGGGCACGGCGGATCGATGCCCGGCTTCCTCGCGGGCCTGCGGGTCGACGCGGCCACCGGGGATGGCGTCGTCGTCCTTGCCAACGCCACCTCCGGCCTCGGCCCCCTGGCCACCGACCTGCTCGACCTCCTGCGCGAGCTGGAGCCCCTGGCTGGTCCGGCCTGGACACGCCGGCCCGGCCACGCGGACCGGCTCGACCTGGTGGGCGACTGGTTCTGGGGCACCGCCCGATACTCAGCCCGTCTCGAGGACGAGCACCTGGTGCTGGGCGAGCCGGGCGCGGGCCGCGGTGCCCGCTTCCGCGCCGACGCCGACGGCACCTGGATCGGGCTGGAGGGCTACCACGAGGGCGAACGCCTGGCGGTCCGTCGTGACGCCGACGGCCGACCGGTGCAGCTGACGCTGGCGAGCTTCGTCTTCACCCGCACCCCCTACGACCCGTCTCCCGACGTCGAGGTGCCGGGCGGTCTCGACGAGGCCGGCTGGTCCTGA
- a CDS encoding ASCH domain-containing protein: MDDLWAAYVAAHPEAADVEPAVEPFGDSPAMADALLALVVGGGKRATAGPVCPDDHPVRVGDHWVVLDGSGRSQVVLRTVDVRVGRLDSVDDAFARDEGEGDLTRAWWLRAHRDFARRVLGLADDVDVDAMETRFERFAVVWPPEHADPRP, from the coding sequence ATGGACGACCTCTGGGCCGCGTACGTCGCCGCGCACCCCGAGGCGGCCGACGTCGAGCCCGCGGTGGAGCCGTTCGGCGACTCCCCCGCGATGGCCGACGCGCTCCTCGCGCTCGTCGTCGGTGGCGGCAAGCGCGCGACGGCCGGCCCGGTGTGCCCCGACGACCACCCGGTCCGCGTCGGCGACCACTGGGTCGTGCTCGACGGCTCCGGACGGTCCCAGGTCGTGCTGCGGACCGTCGACGTGCGCGTCGGGCGCCTCGACTCCGTCGACGACGCGTTCGCGCGCGACGAGGGCGAGGGCGACCTCACCCGCGCCTGGTGGTTGCGGGCGCACCGCGACTTCGCCCGCCGGGTGCTGGGCCTCGCGGACGACGTCGACGTCGACGCGATGGAGACCCGGTTCGAGCGCTTCGCCGTGGTCTGGCCCCCGGAGCACGCCGACCCCCGCCCCTGA
- the lpdA gene encoding dihydrolipoyl dehydrogenase, which produces MADSPGDQSTNTFDIVILGGGSGGYACALRAVQLGLSVALVEKGKLGGTCLHNGCIPTKALLHAAEVADETRHSETYGVKATFEGIDMAQVNSYKAGVIDRLYKGLQGLIKSGGITVVEGEGRLVSTDANGGGVVEVDGQQYTGRNVVLATGSYARSLPGLEIGGRVVTSEEALTMSEVPEKVVIIGGSVIGVEFASVWRSFGAEVTIIEALPSLVPLEDPTLSKNLERAFRKRKIAFKTGTKFSGVEQTDSGVTVSLEDGSTIETDLVLVAVGRGPNGNGNGFEEAGVTVDRGWVPTDERLRTNVPGVFAVGDLVPGLQLAHRGFAHGIFVAEEIAGLSPQPVLDPGIPRVTYCDPELASVGITEPQAKEKYGDENVETVEYNLGGNGKSQILGTAGVIKLVREKDGPIVGVHMIGARYGEQVGEASLIVNWEAYPEDVAQLIHAHPTQNEALGEAALALAGKPLHSHA; this is translated from the coding sequence GTGGCGGACAGCCCGGGCGACCAGAGCACGAACACCTTCGACATCGTCATCCTGGGCGGCGGCAGCGGCGGTTACGCCTGCGCCCTCCGTGCGGTGCAGCTCGGCCTCAGCGTCGCGCTCGTCGAGAAGGGCAAGCTCGGCGGCACCTGCCTGCACAACGGCTGCATCCCGACCAAGGCGCTGCTGCACGCCGCCGAGGTCGCCGACGAGACCCGCCACAGCGAGACCTACGGCGTCAAGGCGACGTTCGAGGGCATCGACATGGCGCAGGTCAACAGCTACAAGGCCGGCGTCATCGACCGTCTCTACAAGGGTCTGCAGGGCCTCATCAAGTCCGGCGGCATCACGGTCGTGGAGGGCGAGGGTCGCCTCGTCTCCACCGACGCGAACGGCGGCGGCGTCGTCGAGGTCGACGGCCAGCAGTACACCGGCCGCAACGTCGTGCTCGCCACCGGCTCCTACGCCCGCAGCCTCCCCGGCCTCGAGATCGGCGGCCGCGTCGTGACGAGCGAGGAGGCCCTCACGATGAGCGAGGTCCCCGAGAAGGTCGTCATCATCGGCGGCAGCGTCATCGGCGTGGAGTTCGCGTCGGTCTGGCGCTCCTTCGGCGCCGAGGTCACCATCATCGAGGCGCTCCCGTCGCTGGTCCCGCTGGAGGACCCGACGCTGTCGAAGAACCTCGAGCGCGCGTTCCGCAAGCGCAAGATCGCCTTCAAGACGGGCACCAAGTTCTCCGGCGTCGAGCAGACCGACAGCGGCGTCACGGTCTCCCTCGAGGACGGCTCGACCATCGAGACCGACCTCGTCCTCGTCGCGGTGGGTCGCGGTCCGAACGGCAACGGCAACGGCTTCGAGGAGGCCGGTGTCACGGTCGACCGCGGCTGGGTCCCCACCGACGAGCGCCTGCGCACGAACGTCCCCGGCGTGTTCGCCGTCGGCGACCTCGTGCCCGGCCTGCAGCTCGCGCACCGCGGCTTCGCGCACGGCATCTTCGTGGCCGAGGAGATCGCGGGCCTCTCCCCGCAGCCGGTCCTCGACCCGGGCATCCCGCGCGTCACCTACTGCGACCCCGAGCTCGCGTCGGTCGGCATCACCGAGCCGCAGGCCAAGGAGAAGTACGGCGACGAGAACGTCGAGACGGTCGAGTACAACCTCGGCGGCAACGGCAAGAGCCAGATCCTCGGCACGGCCGGTGTCATCAAGCTCGTCCGCGAGAAGGACGGGCCGATCGTCGGCGTGCACATGATCGGCGCCCGCTACGGCGAGCAGGTCGGCGAGGCCTCCCTCATCGTCAACTGGGAGGCCTACCCCGAGGACGTCGCGCAGCTGATCCACGCGCACCCCACCCAGAACGAGGCTCTCGGCGAGGCTGCCCTCGCCCTGGCCGGCAAGCCCCTCCACTCGCACGCCTGA
- the sucB gene encoding 2-oxoglutarate dehydrogenase, E2 component, dihydrolipoamide succinyltransferase, with protein sequence MATTVTLPELGESVTEGTVTTWLKNVGDTVEVDEPLLEISTDKVDTEIPSPVAGTILEIKVEEDETVEVGADLAVIGDADESPSDGGGEAPAEPEETEDADVEEGSSDEASAEQPGEEPARESDGTPVNQHGEEPHLETQSTGEGTEVTLPELGESVTEGTVTTWLKAVGDTVEVDEPLLEISTDKVDTEIPSPVAGTILEIKVEEDETVEVGAVLAVVGDPSAAGSSSGGSSDEAPSLDSDPAEDPAQAEKLEEAAEAEKSQPEKAEEVTKEESAPAPSASAPTAQPEKQAHPENEARPEPKQEAPQTSGASTQSGGDTYVTPIVRKLAKEHGVDLAAVTGSGVGGRIRKQDVLDAAKKAEEAAAPAPAASAPSAPAPAASSEPSPLRGKTEKLSRLRKVVASRLTESLQISAQLTQVHEVDVTEIARLRTKHKDAFLEREGVKLTFLPFFAKAAVEALKQYPTLNAALDLEAGTVTYPAGEHLGIAVDTERGLLVPTIKDAGDLSIAGLARKIADAAERTRTNKIKPDELSGGTFSITNLGSNGALFDTPIINQPQVAILGVGAVVKRPVVITDAHGSDSIAVRSMAYLALTYDHRLIDGADAGRFLTAVKERLQSGSFEGEL encoded by the coding sequence ATGGCAACGACCGTCACCCTTCCCGAGCTCGGCGAGAGCGTCACCGAGGGCACCGTCACCACCTGGCTGAAGAACGTCGGCGACACCGTCGAGGTCGACGAGCCGCTGCTCGAGATCTCCACCGACAAGGTCGACACCGAGATCCCCTCCCCCGTCGCGGGCACCATCCTCGAGATCAAGGTCGAGGAGGACGAGACCGTCGAGGTCGGCGCCGACCTCGCCGTGATCGGCGACGCCGACGAGAGCCCGTCCGACGGCGGCGGCGAGGCCCCGGCCGAGCCGGAGGAGACCGAGGACGCCGACGTCGAGGAGGGCTCCTCCGACGAGGCGTCCGCCGAGCAGCCCGGTGAGGAGCCGGCGCGCGAGAGCGACGGCACCCCGGTCAACCAGCACGGCGAGGAGCCGCACCTGGAGACGCAGTCGACCGGCGAGGGCACCGAGGTCACGCTGCCCGAGCTCGGCGAGAGCGTCACCGAGGGCACCGTCACCACCTGGCTCAAGGCCGTCGGCGACACCGTCGAGGTCGACGAGCCGCTGCTCGAGATCTCCACCGACAAGGTCGACACCGAGATCCCCTCCCCCGTCGCGGGCACCATCCTCGAGATCAAGGTCGAGGAGGACGAGACCGTCGAGGTCGGCGCCGTGCTGGCCGTCGTCGGCGACCCGTCCGCCGCGGGCTCCTCCTCGGGCGGCTCGTCCGACGAGGCCCCGTCGCTCGACAGCGACCCCGCCGAGGACCCGGCGCAGGCCGAGAAGCTCGAGGAGGCCGCCGAGGCCGAGAAGAGCCAGCCCGAGAAGGCCGAGGAGGTCACGAAGGAGGAGTCGGCTCCCGCCCCGTCCGCCTCCGCCCCGACCGCCCAGCCCGAGAAGCAGGCGCACCCGGAGAACGAGGCGCGTCCCGAGCCGAAGCAGGAGGCCCCGCAGACGTCGGGCGCCTCGACGCAGAGCGGCGGCGACACCTACGTGACGCCGATCGTGCGCAAGCTCGCCAAGGAGCACGGGGTCGACCTCGCGGCCGTCACCGGCAGCGGCGTCGGCGGTCGCATCCGCAAGCAGGACGTCCTCGACGCAGCCAAGAAGGCCGAGGAGGCCGCAGCGCCCGCCCCGGCCGCGTCGGCGCCCTCCGCCCCCGCGCCGGCCGCGTCATCGGAGCCGTCGCCGCTGCGCGGCAAGACGGAGAAGCTCAGCCGGCTGCGCAAGGTCGTCGCGTCGCGACTCACCGAGTCGCTGCAGATCTCGGCCCAGCTCACGCAGGTGCACGAGGTCGACGTCACCGAGATCGCCCGACTGCGCACCAAGCACAAGGACGCGTTCCTCGAGCGTGAGGGCGTCAAGCTGACGTTCCTGCCGTTCTTCGCGAAGGCGGCCGTCGAGGCGCTCAAGCAGTACCCGACGCTCAACGCGGCGCTCGACCTCGAGGCCGGCACGGTCACGTACCCGGCCGGCGAGCACCTCGGCATCGCCGTCGACACCGAGCGCGGTCTGCTCGTGCCCACGATCAAGGACGCCGGCGACCTCTCGATCGCCGGGCTGGCGCGCAAGATCGCCGACGCGGCCGAGCGCACCCGCACGAACAAGATCAAGCCCGACGAGCTGTCCGGTGGCACGTTCTCGATCACGAACCTCGGCAGCAACGGCGCGCTGTTCGACACGCCGATCATCAACCAGCCGCAGGTCGCGATCCTCGGTGTCGGTGCTGTCGTCAAGCGCCCGGTGGTCATCACCGACGCGCACGGCAGCGACAGCATCGCGGTGCGCAGCATGGCGTACCTGGCGCTCACCTACGACCACCGCCTCATCGACGGTGCCGACGCCGGTCGGTTCCTGACGGCGGTCAAGGAGCGGCTGCAGAGCGGCTCCTTCGAGGGCGAGCTCTGA
- a CDS encoding TIGR01777 family oxidoreductase: MHVVVGGASGFLGSALVSHLRDQGHQVTRLVRSGTPGPDASLWDPAAGRIDQVLIDRADAVVNLSGATIARWPRTKSYKKQLWSSRVDSTTTIARAVAASSSPTVLLSGSAMGIYGADRGQDRLTESAGRGDGFLADLCVAWEGATVEAEQAGQRVVHLRTGLPLDDEGGLLGPMLLPFKLGLGPRLGNGRQRMSVMSRRDWVRAVAFLLERESISGPVNLSLPEAPTNAEFTNTLGDVLGRPTVLVAPAPVLRVALGALSDDLLGSLRMVPRVLLDNGFVFEDADLASALRSALA; the protein is encoded by the coding sequence ATGCACGTCGTCGTCGGCGGCGCGTCCGGCTTCCTGGGCTCGGCCCTGGTCTCGCACCTGCGGGACCAGGGCCACCAGGTGACGCGTCTGGTGCGCTCGGGGACCCCAGGTCCTGACGCCTCCTTGTGGGATCCCGCCGCCGGCCGGATCGACCAGGTGCTGATCGACCGCGCCGACGCCGTCGTCAACCTCTCGGGCGCGACGATCGCCCGGTGGCCCCGGACGAAGAGCTACAAGAAGCAGCTGTGGTCGTCGCGGGTCGACTCGACCACCACCATCGCGCGCGCGGTGGCGGCGTCGAGCTCCCCGACCGTGCTGCTGTCGGGCTCGGCCATGGGCATCTACGGTGCCGACCGCGGCCAGGACCGGCTCACCGAGTCGGCCGGTCGCGGCGACGGGTTCCTCGCCGACCTCTGCGTCGCGTGGGAGGGTGCCACGGTCGAGGCCGAGCAGGCCGGCCAGCGCGTGGTGCACCTGCGCACCGGACTCCCCCTCGACGACGAGGGCGGGCTCCTGGGTCCGATGCTGCTGCCGTTCAAGCTCGGGCTCGGTCCGCGCCTGGGCAACGGTCGCCAGCGCATGTCGGTGATGTCGCGCCGCGACTGGGTGCGCGCCGTGGCCTTCCTGCTCGAGCGCGAGAGCATCAGCGGCCCGGTCAACCTGTCGCTGCCGGAGGCGCCGACGAACGCCGAGTTCACGAACACGCTCGGCGACGTGCTGGGCCGCCCGACCGTGCTCGTCGCGCCGGCTCCCGTGCTGCGCGTGGCGCTGGGGGCGCTCTCGGACGACCTGCTCGGCTCGCTGCGCATGGTGCCGCGGGTGCTGCTCGACAACGGGTTCGTCTTCGAGGACGCCGACCTCGCGTCGGCCCTCCGCTCGGCCCTCGCCTGA
- the lipB gene encoding lipoyl(octanoyl) transferase LipB has protein sequence MSLQIIDDWYGDRALDYEAAWELQRELHAQRVTDEIDDTALLLEHPPVYTAGKRTEPHERPFDGTPVVDVDRGGKITFHGPGQLVGYPITRLPSHVLVVDYVRRVEEALIRAVADLGVASGRVPGRSGVWVAADQRGPERKIAAIGIRVTRGVTMHGFSLNADVDLAWYDRFVPCGIADAGVTTLTAELGRRVRVPEAADAVRPHLVDLLGWEPYTSSPDLVHDDAHPQVPVLGLPGAATS, from the coding sequence GTGAGCCTGCAGATCATCGACGACTGGTACGGCGACCGCGCCCTCGACTACGAGGCGGCCTGGGAGCTGCAGCGCGAGCTGCACGCGCAGCGCGTGACCGACGAGATCGACGACACCGCGCTCCTGCTCGAGCACCCGCCCGTCTACACGGCCGGCAAGCGCACCGAGCCGCACGAGCGTCCGTTCGACGGCACCCCCGTCGTCGACGTCGACCGCGGCGGCAAGATCACGTTCCACGGCCCGGGCCAGCTGGTCGGCTACCCGATCACGCGCCTGCCCTCCCACGTGCTCGTCGTCGACTACGTGCGGCGGGTCGAGGAGGCGCTGATCCGCGCCGTCGCCGACCTCGGGGTCGCGTCCGGCCGGGTGCCGGGACGCTCCGGCGTGTGGGTGGCGGCCGACCAGCGCGGCCCGGAGCGCAAGATCGCCGCGATCGGCATCCGCGTGACCCGCGGGGTGACGATGCACGGCTTTTCGCTCAACGCCGACGTCGACCTCGCCTGGTACGACCGGTTCGTGCCTTGCGGCATCGCCGACGCAGGCGTGACGACGCTGACCGCTGAGCTGGGACGCCGGGTGCGCGTGCCTGAGGCGGCCGACGCCGTGCGTCCGCACCTCGTCGACCTGCTGGGCTGGGAGCCGTACACGTCGTCACCGGACCTCGTGCACGACGACGCGCACCCCCAGGTGCCCGTGCTCGGGCTCCCGGGGGCTGCGACGTCCTGA